Below is a window of Prosthecochloris sp. GSB1 DNA.
CCGTGAACGGCTGCGATGCATTGCAGTAAAATAAGCAGTTTTGCCGACCAACAGCAACCTGAGCCATGGAGAAAAATTTTACATAGCCGAACAACCGGCGCTTAACGGCGAAGAATACAACAGAAAAGCTATATACATATATAGCTACATATTACCCAAACTTACCGTACCAACAAAAAAAAGAAATAAACAATTGTTACTATCAAAAGTAAACAATCGTTACAACGCGTCTCAGCCAAAGAGAATCATATCCCGCGAATCGGGAATAAAACACAAAATATTTTAATAAAATCATTTAAGCTAAAAGAAACGCCTTCTCACTTTTCCGTTTGCAACATTTTTTCACATATACTATATTTTTCAATTATTGTTAACCTGCCCTGCGCCCTTATAGCATCCGCGAAGGGAAAAAACATATACACGGAAAAGCCGCATTTTCTTTTTCGTATAGCGGGGCGACATAGCGCTTGCTGAAGTACAAGCTTGCCTGAAAGCAGTAGATAATCAACAACTCAACAGCTTTTTTTTCTTATGCCGCGCATAAGCCAGGGCGATTGTGTGCTTGTGCGATCCGGCGTCCCAGGCGGCTGCGCCCGGTTTCCGGGCGGAGCGCGCAGAAAGAGGCCCCTCCGTTTCCTGTCGTGAGCGACCGGATTGCGAAACAGTAGCGCGGAGAGATGCCTGGAAGCATTACATCAACAAAACAGCACAGGAGACCATGAACATGAGCCATGGCCAGGACTTGAACCGCAGGGACTTTATCAAGATATCGTCGCTGTTTTTAGCCGGCTCCGCCGCCATGTCGACCCAGATCGGCCGAACCCTTTCAGGGAACGGCGACGCGTTGGCGGACGACGGCCGGGAACGGGTCGTACATTCTTTCTGCGAGCATTGCTTCTGGCGATGCGGCATCGCGGCGCATGTGCGGGACGGAAAAATATACAAGATCACCGGCTCCGAACATCATCCGCTCAGCAACGGCCGGCTCTGCCCGCGCGGCACCGGCGGCATTGGGCAGATTTACGACCCGGACCGCCTCGCCCATCCGCTGATCCGGGAGAAAAAAGGCGGTAAGGCCTCCTACCGCAAGGCCTCCTGGGACGAAGCGATAACCTACACCGCCGAAAAGCTCTACAAAATCAAGGAAGCGTACGGGCCGCAGGCGATAGCCATGTTGCATCACGGGTTCGGCTACACCTTTTTCAAGGAGATGTTCAAGGCGTTCGGGGTCAACAAGTTCGCCAAGCCTTCGTACGATTTCTGCTGCGGCCCCAGCCACCAGGCATTCCTCTTCACCTACGGGCATGAAATCGGCACCCCTGAAGGTATCGATATCATAAACAGCAAGTACATCCTGTTCTTCGGCACGCACTACGGCGAGAACATGCACAACACGGCCGTACAGGAAATCGCCGAGGGTATCCGGCGAGGGTTGAAAATCGTGGTGTTCGACCCCCGCTTCTCCACCCTTGCCGGCAAGGCCGAAAAATGGCTGCCCATCAAGCCGGGCACCGACATAGCCATGATGCAGGCGCTCATGAACGTGCTGATCACCGAAAATCTCTACGACAAACAGTTCGTCGCAGAAAACACCGTCGGATTCGACGAACTCCGGGCGGAAGTCGAGCGGATGACGCCCGAAAAAGCGGCCGAAATCACCGACATTCCCGCCGAGGATATCCGGGAAATCGCCCGCAACTTCGCGCGCTACGCACCGGCCGCGGCCGTCCATCCCGGACGCAGGACGCAGTGGTACGCCGATGGCGCGCAGCGTTCGAGAGCCATCGCCATCCTCAACGCGCTGGCGGGTAACTACAAGATGCCCGGCGGCATGGTGAAATACGAAAAATACAAGATACCGAAAGGCGCTCCCCACCATTATCCGGAATACGAAAAAGAGGTCTGGAGCAAATATCCCCTCTTCACCGACATCAAGCCGGAAAACACCATGGGATCTCACGAGGTCATACAGCAGGCCATCGATGGCGAGCTCAAGGCGCTATTCGTCTACGGTGTCAACGTTCCCGAAACCATCACCATGGGC
It encodes the following:
- a CDS encoding molybdopterin-containing oxidoreductase family protein, with product MNMSHGQDLNRRDFIKISSLFLAGSAAMSTQIGRTLSGNGDALADDGRERVVHSFCEHCFWRCGIAAHVRDGKIYKITGSEHHPLSNGRLCPRGTGGIGQIYDPDRLAHPLIREKKGGKASYRKASWDEAITYTAEKLYKIKEAYGPQAIAMLHHGFGYTFFKEMFKAFGVNKFAKPSYDFCCGPSHQAFLFTYGHEIGTPEGIDIINSKYILFFGTHYGENMHNTAVQEIAEGIRRGLKIVVFDPRFSTLAGKAEKWLPIKPGTDIAMMQALMNVLITENLYDKQFVAENTVGFDELRAEVERMTPEKAAEITDIPAEDIREIARNFARYAPAAAVHPGRRTQWYADGAQRSRAIAILNALAGNYKMPGGMVKYEKYKIPKGAPHHYPEYEKEVWSKYPLFTDIKPENTMGSHEVIQQAIDGELKALFVYGVNVPETITMGRKTALKALGNVDFLAVVDTLPMEVTGYADIVLPECTYLERYDELDGGRPYRTPFVALRQPVVEPMFDSKPGNQIARMLADKLGVHALEDDVETYLDKKLKRAGSSLEEVRKTGVLLGKPTDLYRKTGEKLTFETPSGKIEIASSKFRDAGFDAVPRYTKHPDAPEGFYRVLTGRKPMLTFGRTANNRFLNELPTARENEIWVNPQVAAKHQLSHGEQVHLKNQAGVVSEFPIKVKVTERIRQDAVYMVHGYGHYFKKLKWAYGKGASHNQLISNYDIDTSTGAVGFENNFVTFIKEA